AGCCCAACTACGACGGCAAGAACATGGAGCCCCTGGTCCTGCCGGGGCGCATCCCGAACCTGCTGGTCAACGGCTCGGCCGGGATCGCGGTCGGGATGGCGACCAACATGCCCCCGCACAACCTGCGCGAGGTGGCGGACGCCGTCTACTGGATGCTGGACAACCCCACGGCCCCGGCCGAGGAGGCCCTGGCCGCCTGCATGGCCGTGGTCAAGGGCCCGGACTTCCCGACCCACGGCCTGATCGTCGGCCGGGACGGCATCGAGGACGCCTACCGGACCGGTCGCGGCTCGGTGCGCATGCGCGCCGTCGTCGCCGTGGAGGAGGACAGCCGGGGCCGGGTGCAGCTGGTCGTCACCGAGCTGCCCTACCAGGTCAACCCCGACAACCTGGCCGAGTCCATCGCCGAGGGCGTGCGCGACGGCCGGCTGCAGGGGATCTCCGAGATCGCCGACGAGTCCTCCGACCGGGTGGGCCGCCGGCTGGTCATCACCCTGCGCCGCGACGCCGTCGCCAAGGTCGTGCTGAACAACCTCTACAAGCACACCCAGCTGCAGACGACGTTCGGCTGCAACATGCTCTCCATCGTCGACGGGGTGCCCCGCACGCTGCGGCTGGACGAGCTGATCCGCTACTGGGTCGCCCACCAGGTCGAGGTCATCCAGCGGCGCACCCGCTACCGGCTGCGCAAGGCCGAGGAGCGCGCGCACATCCTGCGCGGCTGGGCCAAGGCGCTGGACCAGCTCGACGCGGTGATCGCCCTCATCCGGGCCAGCGAGTCCGCCGAGACCGCCCGCACCGGTCTGATGGACCTGCTCGACGTCGACGAGGTCCAGGCGCTGAGCATCCTGGACCTGCAGCTGCGCCGACTGGCCGCCCTCGAGCGCCAGCGGATCATCGACGAGCTGGCCGAGATCGAGGCCCGCATCGCCGAGCTGCAGGCGATCCTGGACTCCCCCGAGCGCCAGCGGCAGATCGTCCGCGACGAGCTCAAGGAGATCGTCGACAAGTACGGCGACGACCGGCGGACCAACTTCATCGCCCACGACGGCGACGTGTCCATGGAGGACCTCATCGCCGAGGAGCAGGTGGTCGTCACGATCACCCGCACCGGCTACGCCAAGCGCACCAAGGCCGACCTGTACCGGTCCCAGCGCCGCGGCGGCAAGGGCGTCATGGGCGCCACGCTGAAGCAGGACGACCTGATCCAGCAGTTCTTCGTGGGCTCCACCCACGACTGGATCCTGTTCTTCACCAACAAGGGCCGGGTCTACCGGGCCAAGGCCTACGAGCTGCCCGAGGCCGCCCGGACCGCGCGCGGTGCCCACGTGGCCAACATCCTGGCCTTCCAGCCCGACGAGAAGATCGCCCAGGTCATCCAGATCAAGGACTACACGGTCGCGCCGTACCTGGTGCTGGCCACGGCGAACGGCCAGGTGAAGAAGACCCGGCTGGCCGACTTCGACTCCCCGCGCAGCGGCGGCGTCATCGCGATCAACCTGCGCGACGGCGACGAGCTGGTCGGGGCCTCGCTGATCGACCCGGAGCAGAACCTGCTGCTGGTCACCAGCCGGGCGATGAGCATCTGCTTCAAGGCCGACGACGCCCAGCTGCGGCCGATGGGCCGGGCCACCGAGGGCGTGCGCGGCATCTCGCTGTCCGACGACGACCGGCTGCTGTCGATGATCGTGGTGACCGAGGGCGTCGACGTCCTGGTGGCCACCGAGGGCGGCTACGCCAAGCGGACCGGGATCGAGAACTACCCGGAGCAGAACCGCGGCGGCAAGGGCGTGCTCACCGCCGACCCCAAGTCCCGCAAGGGCGTGCTGGTCGGGGCCCTGTCGGTGGTGCTCGGCGACGAGCTCTACGCCATCACCTCCACCGGCGGCGTCATCCGCACCCCGGTCAACGGGGTCCGGCACAACAAGGACCGCGCGACCATGGGCGTCAAGCTCATGAACTTGCCGGAGGACGTGACGATCGTGGCGATCGCCCGCACGACGGACAACGACGAGCCCGACGCCTAGGCTGAGGCGTGATGCCAGACCCGGGGCCGGACTCACCAGTCCGGCCCCGGCCTGTCTGGAGCGCGCACGGGACTGACCGATGCACCGACGCCCTCCCGCCCGGGAGCGTGTCGAGTGCGAGGGGGCGACGAGAGTCGCCCGGGGACGGGAGTACGGCATGAGCGACCGGACACAGGGCTCGGTCCGCGACGACGCCGGACGGCCGTCGCAGGGACCGGGCACGCAGGCGACGCCGGCGAACGGGGCGGCCCCCGCGGCCCCGACCGGTTCCTCGGCCGCGGGCAGGCCGTCGGCCCCCACGACCGCCCCCGGCTGGGGCGGTGCCACCCCGGCCCGTCCCGCCGACCAGGGTGGGACGACGAAGGCCGCCACCCTCCCCGCGCCGGCGCCCCAGCCGGCCACGGCCCAGCAGCCGGCGGTCACGCCCCCCGCCGCGCCGCCGGCGCCCAAGGCGACCCCGCCCAAGCAGGCCCCCCCGAAGCAGCCCGCCGCCCGGGCCGCAGCCGCTGGTGCCGCTGGTGCCGCCGTCGGCGCAGCCGCCACCCGGACCTCCTCCGCGCAGGGCGGCCGCGCCCCGGCCGCCGAGCGCCCCGCGGCAGCCCGGGTCACCCCGGCCGCAGCCGCCCCGGCCACCGGCACCGGTGGTGGCGGGGGCACCGGCCCGGGCGGTCCCGGACGACCCACCGGTGGGTCCGGCAACAGCGGTTCCGGGAGCTCCGGCGAGTCCTCGGGCACCACCAAGACCAAGGGCGGCCGCGGACCCCGCCGGGCCCGGCTGCAGCTGCGGCACATCGACGTGTGGTCGGCGCTGAAGATCTCGCTGGTCCTGGCGATCGCGCTGTTCTTCGTCTGGATGGTCGCCGTCGGCGTGCTCTACGGCGTGCTCAACGGCCTGGGTGTCTTCACCACCGTCAACGACCTCATCGGCCAGCTCGGCTCCACCGCCGGGGTGACCGACGGCGCACCCGCCGACGTCATCACCCCCGGCATCGTCTTCGGTGGCGCCGCGGTCATCGGCGCGGTCAACATCGTGCTGTTCACCGCGCTGTGCACCGTCGGGACGTTCATCTACAACCTGTGCTCCGACCTGGTCGGTGGCCTGGAGGTCACGCTCTCCGAGCGCGACTAGGTCCACGGCGATGCTCCGCATCGCACCGCCACCAGGAGCCGTCCCCGGCTCTTGGTGAGCCGTTGCGCCCCTCCTCGGGGAGGCCTCCGGCCCCCCGCTCGTCGGGGACTCGGACGGTCCCGTCGCGATGTCGGGTCCTCCGCTGGCCTCTGAGGACCCCGTGTGCGGTGGCCGGAACAGCTCCACGTATGCTTTCCGAGGTTCACGGGCCTGTAGCTCAGACGGTTAGAGCGCATCCCTGATAAGGATGAGGCCGGAGGTTCAAGTCCTCCCAGGCCCACCCGTGCACCGCCGTGGGGCCCTCCCGGCGCCGCGACGGACACCGGTCACCCCGCAGCCGCGGGAGCCGACTCGTCGAGGAGGTCCCCACCCGTGCTGAAGACCCTCGCCGGCGCAGCGCTGGCCGTCGCGGCCCTGGTCGCGGTCCGCAAGCGCTCCGCCGCCCGCGGCGACACCGGCCTCTGGGCCGAGGCCACCAGCGGGCCCGAGGCGGTCAGCACACCCACCCGCTAGACCCACCGCGGTACCGTGCGCACCGCACCGGGGACGTAGCTCAATTGGTAGAGCACCGCCTTTGCAAGGCGGGGGTCAGGGGTTCGATTCCCCTCGTCTCCACCCACCGCACCACCTCCCGCCGGCCCTGCCCGGGATGAGCCAGACTCACCGCGTGCGCACCCTCCACCGGGCGGCCCCGGCCGCGATCGCCGTCGCGCTGTCCGTCGTCCTCACCGGCTGCGGCAGCGCCGAGGAGCCGGTCGCCGCCCCCACCAGCGCGTCGACGGCCGCCCCAGGATCGGCGACGACCACGGCGGCCGCGCCGACGACGACCGTCGCGCCCACCCCGGAGACCGTCGAGCAGGACTGCCCCTACCTGGACACCGCCACCGTCCAGGACACCGTCGGCCAGCAGACCCCCACGGTCACCACCACCGGCGTCCCCGGTGGTCCCCCGCCCACCTGCACCTTCCTCAAGCCGAACGACGAGGCCGCGGCGACCGTCGAGGTCAGCCAGGCCACCGACGCGATCGCCGCGCAGACCGCCGCGGTGCAGCGGGTCGCGGGCATCGGCGGCACCGCGGTCGACGACATCGCCGACGGCGGCGGGATCGCCAGCACCGACGGCGGGACCGTGCTGGCGGTGGCCGACGGGACCCTGGTCGTCGTGGTCACCATCAACCAGGCGTCCAGCCTGCAGGCCCGGGAGCTGGCCCAGGCCGTCGTCGCCGTCCTCTGACCGGGTCGTCGGCGCCGCCGGGAGGTGGGACGATGGGCGGGTGACCGAATCGACTCCTGCACGGCGCGCAGTCCTGCACACCAACCACGGCGACATCACCGTGGACCTGTTCCCGGACCACGCCCCCAAGACCGTCGCCAACTTCGCCGAGCTCGCCGAGGGCAGCCGCGAGTGGGTCGACCCCCGATCCCGGGCCAAGACCACCGAGAAGCTCTACGACGGCACGATCTTCCACCGCGTCATCGACGGCTTCATGATCCAGGGCGGCGACCCGCTCGGTCAGGGCACCGGTGGCCCCGGCTACCGCTTCGGCGACGAGTTCCACCCCGACCTGCAGTTCTCCAAGCCCTACCTGCTCGCCATGGCCAACGCCGGCCCGGGCACCAACGGCTCGCAGTTCTTCATCACCACCACGAACACCCCGCACCTGAACAACAAGCACACGATCTTCGGCGAGGTGGCCGACGACGCGTCCCGCAAGGTCGTCGACACCATCGGCAAGGTCCCGACCGCGCGTGGCGACAAGCCCCTCGAGGACGTCGTGATCACCTCGGTCGAGGTGCAGCGCAGCTGAGCACGCCCGACGGCCCGGTGGGCGCCGGCGGCGAGCAGCCGCCGGCGCCCCCGGCCACCACCTGCTACCGGCACCCCGACCGGCCGACCCGGATCTCCTGCGTCCGCTGTGGCCGGCCGATCTGCCCCGAGTGCATGCACCCCGCCTCGGTGGGCTTCCAGTGCCCCGAGGAGATCGCCGACGCCCGGCGCACCGTCCGGCAGCCCAAGCGCACCACCGGCCTGCAGATCGCCGGTCGCCGCTGGGGCACCGTCACCGTCACCCTCGTCGCGCTCAACGTCGCGGTGGCCGTCGCGACCGCGATCTCGGCCATCAGCGTCGGCAACAGCCCGCTGCGCACCTTCTCCTCCCCGTTGCAGTCCGCGCTGCTCACCGCCCCGGTGCTGGTCGACGACGGCCAGTGGTGGCGGGTGGTCACCAGCGCGTTCACCCACGCCAGCCTGGTGCACCTCGCGCTGAACATGCTCGCCCTCCTGCTGTTCGGCTCCGAGCTCGAACGCATGATGGGCAAGGCGCGCTACCTGACCGTCTACCTGGTCGCCGCGCTCGGCGGAGCCGCCGCGCTGCAGCTGTTCGGCGCCTACCTCGGCGGTGTCGTCGGGGCCTCCGGAGCCATCTACGGGCTGCTCGGCGCCTTCGGCGTGGTGCTCGTCCGACAGAAGCAGGACCTGCGCGGCCTGCTCACCCTGCTCGCCATCAACCTGGTGATCAGCTTCCTGCCCGGGGTCTCCCTGCTCGGGCACCTCGGTGGTCTGGTCACCGGTGCCGCGACGGCTGCGATCCTGCTGTGGGCCCGGCGACGCACCGCACTGGCCGTCGGCGGGACCGCCGTGCTGGTCGCGGTCCTCCTGGTGCTCGTCTTCGGCGGACTCCGCTAGCTCCCGGCCGGGCGCAGCCGCAGCAGCTCGGCACCGACCCGCTCCGGGTCGGTGCCGAGGTCGCGCCGGCCGAGCACCAGCAGCACGGTGTCCTCGGCGGTGTCCTCCAGCTCCAGCGTCGTGGTGCGCAGGCCCAGCCGACGGGTCGTCCGCACCCGCGTCCGCAGCCGGGCCCACGGCACCGTCGTCGTGCCCGCGGTCGTGCGGACGACGACACCGGCCTCGTCGGCCGACAGCCGGGGGGCGCGCACCACGTCCCGGACGGCGACGGCGAGCAGCAGCAGCGCCGCACCCCCCACCAGGACGGCGCCGACCGGGTCGACGACCAGGGCGGCCGCTCCGAGCACGGCCGCCACGACGACGGCGCCGACGGTCTCCCCGAGACGTGTGGACCACTGCACGGCCCCATGGTCGCAAGCGGTTCGTCCACAGGGCCGGGACGCTCACCGCCGAGACGGGTGGGACGACGGTGACCCGCGGGACGAACTGCCGGTTCACCAGCGGCGCGTCCGGGTAGACGAGCGGCGGGTGACCGTTCTCGCAGCGAGGTCACCGCACCGGTCGAGTCGACTTCTCCACACCTGTGTGCACAGGTGGGGACAGAAGAACAGACGTGTAGTTACGCCGTTGCGTCGTGCGCCCCGTGCGTCACACGGTCCGCATCGGTGCAGGTCAGCGGCCCGGCGGAGGTAGCCCGGAATCCACACTCGGTGGACAACCCTGGGGGTGACGGTCCCGGCACGCTGTGGACTCCCGTGTCGACCTGTGCACAGCGGTGCACACCCGGGTCGGGCCGCCGGGCCGGTCGTCGAGTCGACCCCACGCCTCGCCTGGCAGAGCGGGCGCACAACCGCGACGCTGGGCCGATGCAGGTCTTGGTGACGGGTGCGTCGGGTTTCGTGGGCGGTCGACTCACGTCGGCCCTGGTCGAGGAAGGCCACCGGGTGCGGGCCATGACCCGCCGTCCCGATGCCTACGAGGGCGCCGGTGAGGCCGTGGCCGGGGACGTGACCGACGAGGGCTCGTTGCGCCGGGCGATGGAGGGCTGCGAGGCGGCCTACTACCTGGTGCACAGCCTGGACGCAGCCGACTTCCAGGACCGGGACGCCGCGGCCGCGCGCACCTTCGGCCGGGCGGCCGCCGACGCCGGGATCCGCCGGATCGTCTACCTGGGCGGCCTCGGGGACGACGCCGACGACCTGTCGGCGCACCTGCGCAGCCGCCGCGAGGTCGAGCGCCTGCTGGGCGGTGCCGGCGTGCCGGTGACCGTGCTGCGGGCCGGCATCGTCGTCGGCCACGGCGGCGTCTCCTGGGAGATGACCCGCCAGCTGGTGGCCCACCTGCCGGCGATGGTGACCCCGCGCTGGGTGCACACCCGGACCCAGCCGATCGCCGTCGCCGACGTCGTCCGCTACCTGGTGGGGGTGCTGGAGGCGCCCGAGGCCGAGGGCCGGGTCTTCGAGGTCGGCGGGCCCGACGTGCTGGAGTACCTGGAGATGCTCACCCGGGTGGCCGACATCCAGGGCCGGCACCTGTTCGTGCTCCCGGTGCCGTTGCTGAGCCCGCAGCTGTCCTCCCGCTGGCTGGCGCTGGTGACCGACGTCGACGTGCAGACCGGCCGCTCGCTCATCGACTCGATGACCAACGAGGTGGTCGTGAAGGACGACGCCATCCGGCAGGTCGTGCCCTTCGAACCGATGGACTACGACCAGGCGGTGCTGGTCGCCCTCGGCGAGCGCGCCGCCGACCGGCGCCGGACGTCGGGACCGGGCAAGCGGCTGGGGCTGCTCGCCCGCGGTGCCCGCTCGTGAGTCGCGCCTCGGTGCCCGACCGGATCTGGGGTCAGGTGACCTCCCGCGCCCCGGCGT
This sequence is a window from Geodermatophilaceae bacterium NBWT11. Protein-coding genes within it:
- a CDS encoding peptidylprolyl isomerase; the protein is MTESTPARRAVLHTNHGDITVDLFPDHAPKTVANFAELAEGSREWVDPRSRAKTTEKLYDGTIFHRVIDGFMIQGGDPLGQGTGGPGYRFGDEFHPDLQFSKPYLLAMANAGPGTNGSQFFITTTNTPHLNNKHTIFGEVADDASRKVVDTIGKVPTARGDKPLEDVVITSVEVQRS
- a CDS encoding NAD(P)H-binding protein encodes the protein MQVLVTGASGFVGGRLTSALVEEGHRVRAMTRRPDAYEGAGEAVAGDVTDEGSLRRAMEGCEAAYYLVHSLDAADFQDRDAAAARTFGRAAADAGIRRIVYLGGLGDDADDLSAHLRSRREVERLLGGAGVPVTVLRAGIVVGHGGVSWEMTRQLVAHLPAMVTPRWVHTRTQPIAVADVVRYLVGVLEAPEAEGRVFEVGGPDVLEYLEMLTRVADIQGRHLFVLPVPLLSPQLSSRWLALVTDVDVQTGRSLIDSMTNEVVVKDDAIRQVVPFEPMDYDQAVLVALGERAADRRRTSGPGKRLGLLARGARS
- a CDS encoding DUF2020 domain-containing protein gives rise to the protein MSQTHRVRTLHRAAPAAIAVALSVVLTGCGSAEEPVAAPTSASTAAPGSATTTAAAPTTTVAPTPETVEQDCPYLDTATVQDTVGQQTPTVTTTGVPGGPPPTCTFLKPNDEAAATVEVSQATDAIAAQTAAVQRVAGIGGTAVDDIADGGGIASTDGGTVLAVADGTLVVVVTINQASSLQARELAQAVVAVL
- a CDS encoding DUF3566 domain-containing protein, whose amino-acid sequence is MSDRTQGSVRDDAGRPSQGPGTQATPANGAAPAAPTGSSAAGRPSAPTTAPGWGGATPARPADQGGTTKAATLPAPAPQPATAQQPAVTPPAAPPAPKATPPKQAPPKQPAARAAAAGAAGAAVGAAATRTSSAQGGRAPAAERPAAARVTPAAAAPATGTGGGGGTGPGGPGRPTGGSGNSGSGSSGESSGTTKTKGGRGPRRARLQLRHIDVWSALKISLVLAIALFFVWMVAVGVLYGVLNGLGVFTTVNDLIGQLGSTAGVTDGAPADVITPGIVFGGAAVIGAVNIVLFTALCTVGTFIYNLCSDLVGGLEVTLSERD
- the gyrA gene encoding DNA gyrase subunit A, with the protein product MTETPSRDRIEPVDLQEEMQRSYIDYAMSVIVGRALPEVRDGLKPVHRRVLFAMYDQGFRPDRATVKCARVVGEVMGNYHPHGDSSIYDALVRLAQPWSMRYPLIDGQGNFGSPGNDPAAAMRYTEARLTPLAMEMLADIGEDTVDFQPNYDGKNMEPLVLPGRIPNLLVNGSAGIAVGMATNMPPHNLREVADAVYWMLDNPTAPAEEALAACMAVVKGPDFPTHGLIVGRDGIEDAYRTGRGSVRMRAVVAVEEDSRGRVQLVVTELPYQVNPDNLAESIAEGVRDGRLQGISEIADESSDRVGRRLVITLRRDAVAKVVLNNLYKHTQLQTTFGCNMLSIVDGVPRTLRLDELIRYWVAHQVEVIQRRTRYRLRKAEERAHILRGWAKALDQLDAVIALIRASESAETARTGLMDLLDVDEVQALSILDLQLRRLAALERQRIIDELAEIEARIAELQAILDSPERQRQIVRDELKEIVDKYGDDRRTNFIAHDGDVSMEDLIAEEQVVVTITRTGYAKRTKADLYRSQRRGGKGVMGATLKQDDLIQQFFVGSTHDWILFFTNKGRVYRAKAYELPEAARTARGAHVANILAFQPDEKIAQVIQIKDYTVAPYLVLATANGQVKKTRLADFDSPRSGGVIAINLRDGDELVGASLIDPEQNLLLVTSRAMSICFKADDAQLRPMGRATEGVRGISLSDDDRLLSMIVVTEGVDVLVATEGGYAKRTGIENYPEQNRGGKGVLTADPKSRKGVLVGALSVVLGDELYAITSTGGVIRTPVNGVRHNKDRATMGVKLMNLPEDVTIVAIARTTDNDEPDA
- a CDS encoding rhomboid family intramembrane serine protease — its product is MHPASVGFQCPEEIADARRTVRQPKRTTGLQIAGRRWGTVTVTLVALNVAVAVATAISAISVGNSPLRTFSSPLQSALLTAPVLVDDGQWWRVVTSAFTHASLVHLALNMLALLLFGSELERMMGKARYLTVYLVAALGGAAALQLFGAYLGGVVGASGAIYGLLGAFGVVLVRQKQDLRGLLTLLAINLVISFLPGVSLLGHLGGLVTGAATAAILLWARRRTALAVGGTAVLVAVLLVLVFGGLR
- a CDS encoding PH domain-containing protein, which gives rise to MQWSTRLGETVGAVVVAAVLGAAALVVDPVGAVLVGGAALLLLAVAVRDVVRAPRLSADEAGVVVRTTAGTTTVPWARLRTRVRTTRRLGLRTTTLELEDTAEDTVLLVLGRRDLGTDPERVGAELLRLRPAGS